A window from Photobacterium sp. DA100 encodes these proteins:
- a CDS encoding amino acid permease, with translation MSDTKRNTIGKFGLLSLTFAAVFSFNNVINNNIEIGLASAPMFFLATLFYFIPFCLIIAEFVSLNKDSEAGVYAWVKSSLGGRWAFISAYTYWFVNLFFFTSLLPRVIAYASYAFLGYEYILTPFTTTALSMILFAFATYVSTNGAKMLGPITSVTSSLMLLLTMSYILLSGAALIGGVQPADPITVEAMIPEFSWAFLGITSWIFMAAGGAESVAVYVNDVKGGSKSFVKVIIVAGIIIGALYSVASILINVFVSSDALKYTGGSVQVFEGMASYFGLPEILMNRFVGLVSFTAMFGSLLMWTATPVKIFFSEIPEGIFGKKTVELNENGVPARAAWVQYAIVFPLMVIPTLGSDTAQDLMNTVINMTAAASMLPPLFIMLAYLNLRLKLDHLERDFKMGSRKLGIAVVSVLIGIFSVGFLASTFPTGADIMTIIFYNVGGIVIFLGFAWWKYSQYEKSLGDEERMKEAAPTLATE, from the coding sequence ATGTCTGATACAAAACGTAATACGATAGGCAAATTTGGCTTGCTCTCCCTGACATTTGCGGCAGTGTTCAGCTTCAACAATGTCATCAACAACAACATTGAGATTGGCTTGGCCTCAGCGCCGATGTTCTTCCTGGCCACGCTGTTTTACTTCATTCCGTTCTGCCTGATCATCGCGGAATTTGTTTCGCTCAACAAAGATTCAGAGGCTGGGGTCTATGCCTGGGTGAAAAGCTCGCTGGGTGGCCGCTGGGCGTTCATCTCGGCCTATACCTACTGGTTCGTTAACCTGTTCTTCTTTACGTCGCTGCTGCCAAGGGTAATCGCCTATGCGTCGTATGCCTTCCTCGGTTACGAATACATCCTGACGCCGTTTACTACCACGGCGCTGAGTATGATCCTGTTCGCCTTCGCCACCTACGTTTCGACCAACGGTGCGAAGATGTTAGGTCCCATCACCTCTGTGACGTCCTCCCTGATGCTGCTGCTGACCATGTCCTACATCCTGCTGTCGGGCGCCGCACTGATCGGGGGGGTACAACCTGCTGATCCTATCACTGTTGAGGCAATGATCCCGGAATTCAGCTGGGCCTTCCTAGGTATTACCTCCTGGATCTTCATGGCAGCCGGTGGTGCCGAATCCGTCGCAGTTTACGTTAACGACGTCAAAGGCGGCTCCAAGTCTTTCGTCAAGGTGATTATCGTGGCGGGCATTATCATCGGTGCCCTGTATTCCGTGGCTTCTATCCTGATCAACGTATTCGTATCAAGCGACGCGCTGAAATACACCGGCGGCTCGGTGCAGGTGTTCGAGGGTATGGCCAGTTACTTCGGTCTGCCGGAAATCCTGATGAACCGCTTTGTCGGCTTGGTGTCCTTCACCGCGATGTTTGGCTCGCTGCTGATGTGGACGGCGACCCCGGTAAAAATCTTCTTCTCTGAAATCCCTGAAGGCATCTTCGGCAAGAAGACCGTCGAGCTGAACGAAAACGGTGTGCCTGCCCGCGCGGCATGGGTGCAATACGCCATTGTCTTCCCGCTGATGGTGATCCCTACACTGGGCTCGGATACGGCGCAAGACCTGATGAATACCGTGATCAACATGACCGCAGCGGCTTCAATGCTGCCACCGCTATTCATCATGCTGGCCTACCTCAACCTGCGCCTCAAGCTCGACCACCTGGAGCGTGACTTCAAGATGGGCTCGCGCAAATTAGGTATCGCCGTGGTGTCGGTTCTGATCGGTATCTTCTCGGTCGGATTCCTCGCGTCTACCTTCCCGACCGGCGCAGACATCATGACCATCATTTTCTACAACGTGGGCGGCATCGTGATCTTCCTTGGCTTTGCCTGGTGGAAGTACAGCCAGTACGAGAAGTCCCTTGGTGATGAAGAGCGGATGAAAGAAGCCGCACCGACATTAGCCACGGAGTAA
- a CDS encoding beta-galactosidase subunit beta, with product MIVLESLEQFKVVYRDGRKWNRCVEAIENIANIKDGVMHSIGDSLVYMIEDGVARNTGTFEGNRRYFDVHYYLEGRETVEFADKSELDVVEAYRDETDREYLQGAGETRELYEGQVAICDNRKAYRFHGDNRVRKVVLKVTIEDGYFLNK from the coding sequence ATGATCGTGCTAGAGAGCCTAGAGCAATTCAAAGTGGTATACCGCGATGGCCGTAAATGGAATCGCTGTGTCGAAGCGATTGAAAACATCGCCAATATCAAAGATGGCGTAATGCACTCCATCGGCGATTCGCTGGTTTACATGATTGAAGACGGTGTTGCCCGCAACACCGGCACCTTCGAAGGCAACCGCCGTTACTTCGATGTGCACTACTACCTGGAAGGCCGTGAAACCGTTGAGTTCGCTGACAAGTCAGAGCTTGACGTGGTGGAGGCCTACCGCGACGAAACCGACCGCGAATACCTGCAAGGTGCCGGCGAAACCCGCGAGCTGTACGAAGGCCAAGTGGCGATTTGCGACAACCGCAAAGCGTATCGCTTCCACGGTGACAACCGGGTACGCAAGGTCGTGCTGAAAGTGACCATCGAAGATGGCTACTTCCTTAACAAGTAA